A portion of the Oncorhynchus keta strain PuntledgeMale-10-30-2019 unplaced genomic scaffold, Oket_V2 Un_scaffold_1704_pilon_pilon, whole genome shotgun sequence genome contains these proteins:
- the LOC127927664 gene encoding zinc finger protein 260-like, whose product MSVSNVLLTDRLRLSLRLVTSTVRTNPACLSPSTLNPNLQGPDCDSGAQFALQDPEMASVKLEDCSQTLELNVNIKDEEEEEKIGTSVSHGRLELSLRPVTSTVRTNPACLSPSTLSSNLQSLGPDCDSGAQFALQDPEMASVKLEDCSQTLELNVNIKDEEEEEKIGTSVCHGRLRLSLRPVTSTVRTNPACLSPSTLSPNLQSLGPDCDSGAQFALQDPEMASVKLEDCSQTLELNGIIKDEEEEEKIRTTVSHGDHVETFPTSREQQQEDHRPKRSHHCPHCEEMFPGLSKLKIHLKIHTGENLYSCTDSGERFTTSKALTFHQRVHTEEKPYSCSYCGKSYSQQTNLKKHQRLHTGEKPYSCRDCGKCFTTSSELTVHMRTHTGEKPYICSDCGKSFSHQGSLKAHQRVHTGEKPYSCSDCGKNFSRLGTLKLHKRIHTGIKPYYCSDCRKSFSHQGSLKAHQRMHTGEKPYSCSDCEKSFSRLGTLKSHGRIHTGKKPYYCSNCGKSFSQRNHLKPFKITST is encoded by the exons ATGTCCGTTTCAAATGTATTACTAACAG ACCGACTCAGATTAAGTCTGAGGCTGGTAACATCAACAGTGAGGACAAACccagcctgtctctctccttccacactgaaTCCAAACCTACAgggtcctgattgtgacagtggagcccagtttgctctgcaggatccagagatggcatcagtgaagctggaagactgcagtcaaacactggagctgaatgtcaacattaaagatgaagaagaggaggagaagattgggACATCTGTTAGTCATG GACGACTTGAATTAAGTCTGAGGCCGGTAACATCAACAGTGAGGAcaaacccagcctgcctctctccttccacactgagtagcaacctacagtcactgggtcctgattgtgacagtggagcccagtttgcactgcaggatccagagatggcatcagtgaagctggaagactgcagtcaaacactggagctgaatgtcaacattaaagatgaagaagaagaggagaagattGGGACATCTGTTTGTCATG GCCGACTCAGATTAAGTCTGAGGCCGGTAACATCAACAGTGAGGAcaaacccagcctgcctctctccttccacactgagtccaaacctacagtcactgggtcctgattgtgacagtggagcccagtttgctctgcaggatccagagatggcatcagtgaagctggaagactgcagtcaaacactggagctgaatggcatcattaaagatgaagaagaggaggagaagattagGACAACTGTTAGTCATG gagaccaTGTTGAGACATTCCCTACATCCAGAGAGCAACAGCAGGAAGATCACAGACCTAAGAGGTCTCACCACTGCCCACATTGTGAGGAAATGTTCCCAGGTTTATCAAAGCTAAAAATACACTtaaaaatacacacaggagagaaccTGTATTCCTGTACTGACTCTGGGGAGAGATTCACAACATCAAAGGCTCTGACATTTCATCAGAGAGTGCACACAGAAGAGAAACCGTACTCCTGCTCGTACTGTGGGAAGAGTTACTCTCAACAGACCAATCTAAAAAAACACCAACGtttacacacaggagagaagccttactcctgccgTGACTGTGGAAAATGCTTCACAACCTCATCTGAGCTAACAGTTCATAtgagaacacacactggagagaagccttacatctgctctgactgtgggaagagtttctccCACCAGGGTAGCTTAAAAGCACACCAACGTGtgcatacaggagagaagccatactcctgctctgactgtggaaagaacTTCTCCCGATTGGGTACCCTAAAATTGCATAAACGTATACATACAGGAATTAAGCCTTACTACTGCTCTGACTGTAGGAAGAGTTTCTCCCACCAGGGTAGCTTAAAAGCACACCAACGTAtgcatacaggagagaagccatacTCCTGTTCTGACTGTGAGAAGAGTTTCTCCCGATTGGGTACCTTAAAATCACATGGACGTATACATACAGGAAAGAAGCCTTACTACTGCTCcaactgtgggaagagtttctctCAACGGAACCATTTAAAACCATTTAAAATCACATCAACGTAA